The genomic stretch CGGCGACAAAGTAACTGCACAAACTATACAGAAATACATCCAATATCAAAGAGCAGAAGAAGACAGACGCCAGTTAAAACTTGACTTTTAAGATACCCCGCAGCTTGCTGCGGGGAGTATGTCATTTTTTTTATTGTAATTTTTACTGGACAAATTATACTATTGTACAGAAAAAAACTGGAAAGAATTATTCTATTTTCAATTTTGCCTGTTTGTTTTTTGTTCAACTTGCACGAAACAATTTGTCATTACAATACTGAGAAGCAAACAATGTTTTATAGTATTCTTGTAAATCTTTTCCCTGTCAAAGAAATTAATTTACCTAGTTATTTTGAGAATAGAAAATCGTTGATTGAATGGTTAAAGAAAAACACAGCCCCGACTGCTGTTTTTTTGGCAAATTTTGAATTAAGTCCTTCAATCTTGACGTACACTGACAGAACTATAATTTTGCATCCTAAATTTGAAAACAAACAATATCGGCAGAAATTCAAAGAATATATTTTCGCATTATTTGATGATGAAGATACTTTTTTTGATTTATGTAAAAGAGTTAAAGCAGACTATTATGTATATCAGGTTGGTACGGTACTTAATGTTTCAAAAGACGGACTTCGTTATCTCACAGATAATTTAAATCTGAATAAAAAGTCTTCAGCATATAAATTTCATTTCACTCCTTTTGACTTGGAACATTTTCAATTGGTATATGAAACCAGAAATTACAGGATATTTAAAATTTTAAAAAATAATAAAGAAAGAATTAATTATAAAATACCATCATATTATAGAGCGGAATTTGATATTCGCATATTTCAAGAAGAAACAGCAAAAAAACAATTTCTGAATAAAGAAGAAACTTTATATGGATTTGCCTGTATATTAAGCAAGGATAGATATCTAAAGAGCGGGTTATCTTTTTATAAAAAAGGGGATTTCAGAAATGCATTAGAGTATTTAAATAAAGCACTTAAAATGGACGTTCCCGATATTAAACTTTATCAAACCTTGGGAACTATTTATTCTGAAACAAAAGATTTTGATTCTGCGATTTTTGTTTTAAAAAAGAGTATTAAATATTTCCCGAAGGAAATCCTGCCATATATAAGTTTAACAATAGTTTATTACGAAAAAAGAGATTATCAATCCGCCTTGAATATATGTAAAAAAGCAGTTGAGATTGAACCTGAAAACCAATTAGTCATGGATGCCTATAAATTGGTTACAAAATCAATCTCAGAACAGTAATTTTATGTGTAAAAACCGTTATTCAGTTTTATTTGTTGTAGCTAGTTATTTTCTTGGGGTAAATGCTATACTTGCACAAGCGCCGTGGCCAACATTTCAATATGATATGAGACGCAGTGGTCAAAGTCCAAACAAAGGACATTCTCTCCCAGAACTAACTTGGACATATGCTACAGGTGGCAGAATAGTTTCTTCTGCGGTTATAGATGAGAATAATACTGTTTATATTAGGTTCAGAAGATAATAATCTTTACGCAATCAATCCTGACGGTACGCTAAAATGGAAATATACAACAGGAGAGCGTATCTTTGCTGCCCCTTCCATTGGTGTTAACAATTCCCTTTATGTAGGTTCATGGGATGGGAAACTTTATATGTTTGGCGGAGTTCCTGTGAACCAGCCGCCCAACCCGCCGAGTTTAGTTTCACCAGCTGATGGTTCAATCACAAATGCTTATCCAACTTTTGTTTGGAATGTTCCTTCCGATGCGGATGGTGATGATTTACACTTTAAGGTAGAATTGTCAAGTGTTCCTGATTTTTCAGTAAAAGAAGTATTTGAAAGTAATGTCTTAACGAAAGGTTTTTCACCCACGCCACCTGTTGTTCAAGGAACAGGACAGTGTTCATACACAATTCAGCCACAAACTTTTTTGTCTGACTCAACAACATACTTCTGGCGTGTTGCAGTATATGATGGAACTATATATGGAAACCACTCGTCAACGCGAAGTTTTATTGTTGATAACAGAGCACCGACATACACAATTTCAGCAACACCTGATACTGTTCTTGCTGCAGGATTAGTTACAATTTCTTGTGTAGCAGGCGAACCGTTAACATCGCTGCGAACATTTGTTCGGCAGAATGGGCAACTGAACCCGGCAGAGATTACAATGTCATCAACGGATAATATTACCTGGGCAGGGACATATTCAGCAGTTACAAATTATGATGGTATTGCGACGATAGATGTCACAGGAAGTGACAATTTTTATACATCAAAAGGAACAGGAACATTTACTGTTTCAATAGGTCCTGCAGGACAGAACTTAATTATCTCAAATGTTTCAGATACTCCCGACCCGTTTGACCCTGATGTTGAATCAACAAACATTCTGTTTAATCTTGAACTAAGACCGAATGTAACAAATTCAACTACAACAATAAAAATAGTAAGCGCTACCGACGAGACTTATAGTACATTTGTACTATATCACGCTCAATCTGGTCTGTATAATGTATCACAACTGTGGGATGGAAAAGATGCCACAGGAAACTATGTTTCTGATGGAAAATATTTTTATGTGATAGAGTCAACCGCTACAAGGACTGTTGGTATAAATGTATCATATGTTACAGCGATAGAGAAGCAAGGCGAGATAACAGTTCTGCGTCAGGTTAGTTTTGATTTCGCAGCTTCACAAATATCAAATCCTGAAAATGCAAAAATAATAATCACACCCAATCCGGACGGTAAAACCGCATCGACATTCGGGATATTATCGGGAAGTGTTGGCTCAATTTACGATATACAGCCTACGAGCACAACATTTTTTCCGTCTGCAGCACTGACACTTTTTTATGATGAGACACAACTCAACGGGATTGACGAAACCACACTTGATATTTTCAGATACAATCCTGACACAGGAGATTGGACAGCGCTTGGTGCAACACTTGACACAGTAAACAACAAACTGGCAATAGCAATAGACAAAATTTCAATTTACACAATTGCGACGAAAAATGCTGTGTTTGTTCCAACACTTGTTTCACAGATTGATTTTGTAAAGCCGACATTTACAGTATATCTTACAAGAAACCCAGAGAAGACAGACGAGATGACAATCACAGCGTTCTCGTCGGAAAAACTTCTATCAGCAAATGCAGAAGTTGTTCCGCATGGCAACAGCCCGAAGAAACAAAGTATCGTTGTACAACTACAAGAAATTTCAGAAAATCTGTGGACTGGGAAATTTACAAAGCAGACAGGTTTCGGTGATATAGAAAAAATAATAATTTCCGGCTGGGATTTAGCAGGCAATTTTGGAATTTCAGATGGCAGTTATACAAAGAATGTTGTTTCCTCTGAAGGCGGAATTGTAAAAGACCCGCTCACAAAGATAGAGATTGAGATTGAGAATGGAGTTTTAGAAGAGGAAACTGTATTTGTAGTAAGGAAAGTTGAGATTCCTCGTTCCGCTCGGAATGACATTCGTGTGGTAGCAAATTACGAGTTCAAATCAGATAAAAAATTTGATAAGCCAGTAAGAATCACAATACCATACACTGCACAGGCTGTGAACGGACCCAATGAAAAGAATCTGAAAATTGCATATCTCAATGAAACAACAAATGATTACGAGATTCTTGAAAGCGAAGTTGATACCGACGCAAAAACCGTTTCTGCTAATGTATCACATTTTTCAATTTATGCGATTGTGTATCAACAACCGCAGATGTCACCCGAACCTGATACTACTTTCAGAAAAGGTGAGATATATGCATATCCAAATCCTGCGAAGCGAGGTGTATTTCCCAAAATACATATAGAATGTGGTATTGCTGACAAAATAGAAATAATTTTGTATAATATCGCAGGCGAATTGATAGACTACACAGAGTTGTATTCGTCTGATGTAAAATCAGATGCTACGAAATACTATTATGAATATCCTTGGGATGTTTCAGACATTGCCAGTGGCGTGTATATCTACACGATAAGAGCGAAAAAATCAGGGTATGCTGATATAAAAGTACAGGGAAAGATTGCAGTCGTAAAGTGATGTTATTATGGATGCTTTTAATATAATAAAAAGACCGATTATTACTGAGAAAGCAACAAATTTGAAAGAAAAAGAAAACAAGTATGAATTTATCGTCGCAAAAAACGCCAATAAGTATCAGATAAAAAAAGCAGTTGAACAACTTTTTAATGTTGATGTTGAAAAAGTGCATACAGCAGTATATACAGGTAAGTTGAGACGCGTAGGGCGTTATTCAGGGTATAGACCTGAATATAAAAAAGCAGTCGTAAAAGTAAAAAAAGGACAGACAATAAAATTAGTAGAAGGCGTATGAAAACTTACATACCATACACGCCATCAAGGCGGTTCATAACAACAGATGATTTTTCGGATATAACAAAAACAACACCGGAAAAATCGCTTCTGCGGCCTTTGAAAAAAGCAAGTGGCAGAAATAATACAGGTAGCATAACTGTTAGACATCGTGGTGGTGGACATAAACGGATGTATCGTATTGTTGATTTTAAACGAGATAAACGAAATGTCAACGCAGAAGTTATTGCAATAGAATACGACCCGAATCGTTCCAGTCGGCTTGCACTTGTGAAATATCCCGACGGTGAAAAGCGATATATTATCTGCCC from Elusimicrobiota bacterium encodes the following:
- a CDS encoding tetratricopeptide repeat protein, encoding MFYSILVNLFPVKEINLPSYFENRKSLIEWLKKNTAPTAVFLANFELSPSILTYTDRTIILHPKFENKQYRQKFKEYIFALFDDEDTFFDLCKRVKADYYVYQVGTVLNVSKDGLRYLTDNLNLNKKSSAYKFHFTPFDLEHFQLVYETRNYRIFKILKNNKERINYKIPSYYRAEFDIRIFQEETAKKQFLNKEETLYGFACILSKDRYLKSGLSFYKKGDFRNALEYLNKALKMDVPDIKLYQTLGTIYSETKDFDSAIFVLKKSIKYFPKEILPYISLTIVYYEKRDYQSALNICKKAVEIEPENQLVMDAYKLVTKSISEQ
- a CDS encoding PQQ-binding-like beta-propeller repeat protein produces the protein MRIILFILGSEDNNLYAINPDGTLKWKYTTGERIFAAPSIGVNNSLYVGSWDGKLYMFGGVPVNQPPNPPSLVSPADGSITNAYPTFVWNVPSDADGDDLHFKVELSSVPDFSVKEVFESNVLTKGFSPTPPVVQGTGQCSYTIQPQTFLSDSTTYFWRVAVYDGTIYGNHSSTRSFIVDNRAPTYTISATPDTVLAAGLVTISCVAGEPLTSLRTFVRQNGQLNPAEITMSSTDNITWAGTYSAVTNYDGIATIDVTGSDNFYTSKGTGTFTVSIGPAGQNLIISNVSDTPDPFDPDVESTNILFNLELRPNVTNSTTTIKIVSATDETYSTFVLYHAQSGLYNVSQLWDGKDATGNYVSDGKYFYVIESTATRTVGINVSYVTAIEKQGEITVLRQVSFDFAASQISNPENAKIIITPNPDGKTASTFGILSGSVGSIYDIQPTSTTFFPSAALTLFYDETQLNGIDETTLDIFRYNPDTGDWTALGATLDTVNNKLAIAIDKISIYTIATKNAVFVPTLVSQIDFVKPTFTVYLTRNPEKTDEMTITAFSSEKLLSANAEVVPHGNSPKKQSIVVQLQEISENLWTGKFTKQTGFGDIEKIIISGWDLAGNFGISDGSYTKNVVSSEGGIVKDPLTKIEIEIENGVLEEETVFVVRKVEIPRSARNDIRVVANYEFKSDKKFDKPVRITIPYTAQAVNGPNEKNLKIAYLNETTNDYEILESEVDTDAKTVSANVSHFSIYAIVYQQPQMSPEPDTTFRKGEIYAYPNPAKRGVFPKIHIECGIADKIEIILYNIAGELIDYTELYSSDVKSDATKYYYEYPWDVSDIASGVYIYTIRAKKSGYADIKVQGKIAVVK
- the rplW gene encoding 50S ribosomal protein L23, translating into MDAFNIIKRPIITEKATNLKEKENKYEFIVAKNANKYQIKKAVEQLFNVDVEKVHTAVYTGKLRRVGRYSGYRPEYKKAVVKVKKGQTIKLVEGV